In Flavobacterium sp. GSB-24, the genomic window TGTAACTATGGTTCGCGCAGAAGTACGAAGTGTTGTGGAACGCATTCCAATTGATTCTACGGTGCCTTTAATATCATCTACTCGGCAGTAATCACCTACCCGCAGGGGCTGATCGGCAATGAGACTGACACTTCCAACGAAATTCTCTATAGTTTTCTGAGCACCCAAGGCCAGGGCGATACCTCCTATTCCTAATGCCGCAAGTCCTGCTGTAACGTCAACGCCGATAATTCCCAGCAACGCAATTATACCTATGAAAACAATAGCTGCTTTGGTGGTACGGCTTAGAAATAATATGGCAGATACGGCAGAAATACGTCCTCGCCTATTCATTCTGCTGCGCGTATAAAGGCTTACGAAATCAGTCAGCCTCCAGAGCAGAATTAGAAAAGCGACAATTCCAATAGTGATTATAATAATGCTGAAGCGCTGGCGTACAATGATCGAAATTCCCATTCGCTGGGTTAAGGCTACAAATAAAATAACGGTGAGATACATCATAACCGGCAGCGAAAAAGCTTCTATAACAGCTTTTCCTTTTTCACTCGCTGCTTTCCGCCATACTTTTTGTATAATATAACCAGCTGCAAAAAGTAACAGTCTGGATAGCAGGTAAGATACAACAGTCATCACCACTACTACTGCCCAGTGTCCTATAGGAACATTACCAAGTTTTCGCTCTTTTAAAACCGACGGGAGCACGCGATCCAAAAAAGTCTTTTCGCCCGAGATATCGGCAGACATAATTGACTCTACAGTTTCAGCCGAAAAGAGCCACAAGGCAGGCTCACTGTCATCTGACTGGTTTTCTACGTACAACGGTATGGTTGTTTTGCCTGCTGCAATATTTCCAACAAGATCCACACCTGCTGCTAGATCATCATCTGTTCTTCCAGTTTCTTTATTGCTGACAATGGATGATGGAGAAAGATTACCTCCCTGATCCAGCAGCTGCTGAAAGGTCTTAGCTATTTTAATTCGATCAGCAGTCCTACGATACGAACGTTTACTTAAAACAAAATATTGACTGGCTCTTAGATAGTTCTGTTCGCCTATAGCTTTAATAAATCCATTAACCGTTCCCTGCGGCGTTCTTCTTCCCAGAGAATCTTCAGGTACTTTTACAGACTCTTCAACAGGAGTTTTAGCTGCACTTAACAACTGAGCTATTGTTGTATTTGGCAGCAATAATGCAAACAGCATACACAGCAGTAAACGCTTAATATCTAAAATCATATATTATTTCTTTTTCAGCACTTTATCTACTAAAATTAGGAAATAATAAAAGAAAAATGAAATCCTTAAAAAAAAAAGAGAATTGCAAATCTGAATCATGCACCAAAAGAGTAGATCTTCATGCGCCATAATTATTTTTTTAAAATATGCAGATTTATTATTTCTAGTTTCATGAAAAAAAAGAATTATCTAATTTTAATCTGCTTTATATTTATTATTTCCATACAGCATTAGTATCAGTGTAACAATAATACACGAGGCACTTCCTTCAAATAAAAGCGAAAGACAATAAGCAGGTACCGATGGATCACCACCGAACATAAATGCCTGAGATAAAGATATAACATATCCATCTCCTCCTTTGGCATAACTATAGATGACCAGCGCTGCAATGCTTAGCACTACACCCGTAAAAGCAGTCTGCATTGAAGACACTGCATTAAACATAAAATTATTGTTACCCTCTCTACGATTCATACTAAGAGTTCTATTAACGCCATAAATAATAAAAAATATGTTTAGCAGACGTAGATAAAACAGGTGAGATAAATCTATAATTTCCAGCAGTATAAAAAATAAACCAATTGCCAGAAAAATATAAACCCCATTAATTATTTCGTGCGATAATTTCATATTCCTTCAACTTAAATTAAACATTGTTTAAAAAATAAAATTTAACATAATTACAAAAAAACAAAGTCGAACTGTTCTAGATTTTATATCGTAATATTATAAAATTTCCACATACAACAACCTGATAATAATACAATTAGAACTAAAAAACCTATAACTGATGCTGAAAATGTTTCCTTTAAATTTGATAGTATATTTTACCCACCTTTAATATTTAAATCAACATTATGAAACAATTATCAGATTATTTAGGACAAAAGATAAAAGGAAAAAGAATTGTAATAACTGGGGGCACAACTGGTATTGGAAAAGCAACAGCAGATTTATTAGCCGCACTCGGAGGGCATGTGCTAATCTTTGGAAGAGATCCTGAAGATTTTGAAAAAGCTGTTGCTGATCTTAAACAACAGTTCCCTGATGCAGTACTATATGGAACTCCAGCAGATGTAACTAAAAAAGAGGATATTGACAAAATAATGGCTATTACGGATCAAAGCCTTGGAGGTATTGATATTTTAATAAACAATGCTGCCCTTGCTGCCCCTGGAGTTACCGAATGCTCTTATGAAGATTTTAAGTATATCGTGGATGCCAATGTAATGGGATACATTGCTTTTGCTCAGGAAGCAGCCAAAAGAATGTCGGCTCAGAAATCAGGACATATTATTAACATAGGATCCATGAGCGCTGAAAGCCGCGAGAAAACCAGCACCGTGTATGTGGCTACCAAATCAGCTATACGAGGTTTCAGCACTTCCCTTAGAAAAGAACTTAATCCGATGGGAATCAAAGTGTCACTTATTGAACCTGGTGCAGTAACCAGCAACATGCAGCCTGGAAACAGGGAAGAACACGAGAAAAAAATTGAAAAACTGGAAATGCTGGAAGCCGAGGATATCGCAATGAGTATTCTTTTTTGTCTCTCCCAGCCTAAAAGATGTGATATTGTTAGCATGCAGATACGTCCGCATCAACAGTTTATTTAAAACCTAGGGTTTGTTCCCCACTCCACTCCGGCATCTGTTCAAAGATGTAATGATATCTAATTTCAAAATGCTGAAATTATTCACATAAAATAATAAATCTTGTCATATGATAGAGATACTAAAAACTACAGATACGGCTGTGGCATTCAAATCCTCGGTAGAGTTAACGGCCGATGATTACAAAACTGTCATAGCACCAGCAGTAAAATCATTATCTGAGAAATTCAACGAGATCAACTTTTTGTTTTTTATAGACGGAGAATTTCCAGATTTTATTATGCCTGTTTGGGTGGAAGATGCTTTGATCGGACTGCGAAATTTCGGAAAATGGAACCGCACGGCGATTGTTACTAACTCACAAAAGGTTCAGTCTTTCGCCAGAAGTTTTAGTTTTATTGTGTCTGGTGAACTCCGAACCTATTCGAAAGATAGACTTAAAGAAGCCTTGCTCTGGGTTAGCGGTAATGAAATCCAATTTTTTGACAACTCGCCATCTTACAGAGATGCTGATGACCTTGGTGAAAAAGATTTTTCTAATGGCTATACAGATTTAGATCTTAAATTTGATTGAAAATGCAAAATATAGTAGAACTAACTAAGGATTAAAAACTGTCTATCCAAAACACTTGACAATATCAATAAAGAATTATTAAAAATAACAATCCCGCAAAACAATTACGTTTTGCGGGATTATTTATTACAAACTGATACAGTTAAATTACATAGACAAAATTACAAACTCACTTCTTCTATTTAATAAATGTTCTGCTTCAGAGCATTTTACTCCATCTTTACACTTATTGATTAATTTGCTTTCTCCATAACCTTTTCCTCTCAGTCGAGTGGAATCAACACCATTTTTAACAAGCCACGATACAATTGATTTTGCTCTTTTGTCGGATAAAATTAAATTTGATTTAGCAGATGAGCGACTGTCTGTATGCGAACGTATATCGATTTTCATCTGCGGATATTCCTGCATTACTGCTAAAATCTTCTTTAATTCTATTTCAGCTGCATCTGTAATATTCCATTTTCCAAGATCAAAATAAATCATTGAAATATTTAGCGTTTTAGCTAAATCTGTTCCCACTTTAATAGTTTTTAGTTCCGGCATTTCTATGCCCGCTATGTTTACTTTTTCTAAAGTGAAATCCAGTTTGTTATCCAGAACTGCAGAAATTAAAATCGTATTTTCTTTAACGGGATACATTTTTCGTTCTACCCTAACGGAATACTTTTGACCGCAGTTGACTTTAAAACTGTAAACTCCATCAATTCCTGTGATAAATTCTTGCATCAGCTTGTTGTTTTGATCATACAAAGTAACCTTAGCACCTTCAATTTTTTCATCTTGTCGGCTGTCGCGCACTGTTCCTGTTAAAGTTCTTTCGCAGACCAATTTTCTGGTTTCTGTAAATTTGTAAATATCATCAATTCCTGCTCCACCCTTCTTGTTTGAAGAAAAATAACCTTTACGGCTATTACTATCTATAATAAATGCAAAATCGTCAAATTTTGTATTAACAGGTTCCCCGATGTTCTGTACCTGATCGAAGGTGCCGGTTTCCAAAATTTTAGAAAAGACAATATCAAGTCCACCAAGTCCAGGACGTCCGTCAGTTGCAAAATACAATTCGTTGTCTGCTGAAATGAAAGGAAAAGTTTCTCTACCTTCTGTATTAATTGATGGACCGAGATTCTCCGGCCTGCCATATGATCCGTCGGCGTTGATCAGTACGCTGAATAAATCTGACTGGCCGAATGTTCCCGGCATATCTGAGGCAAAATATAATCTCTTTTCATCTAAACTTAAAGCTGGATGTGCAGTGCTGTATCTATCGCTGTTAAAAGGGAGTTCGGTAATATTTACCCAATTCCCATCTACTAGATTTGCTTTGTATAATTTTAATAGCGTAATATTTTTATCATCTTTCCCGCGTTCCCCATCTAAATAGTTATTTCGGGTAAAATACATTGTCTTGCCGTCTTTTGTAAATACGGGAGTTGATTCGTTGAATTTTGAATTAATCTCTTTGTTTAAAAGAACAGGATTGTAAACATTTCCGTCTGCATCTATTGGAGCAATGTATAAATTGGTGAAAGATTTATTGGTCCATTTAAATGTTTTCCCTTTTGCTTTACCAATTTTTCTAGCTGAACTGAAAACCAAATTATTGTTTAAAAAAGCACTTCCGAAATCTGAACTTTCAGAATTTACATTTACACTTGAAATTTCAAATCGGCCAGAATTTAATTTAATCTGTTCCAGATAGTTTTTGTTATTTTCAAACAAAATGCCACGGCTGTCTGTATTTGTTTTTTTATTGAAAACCTCCAGCATTTTATCTGCTTTTGCATAATCTCCAATTGATTTAAGGGACTGTGCATAACGGTATAAATACTCTGGTTCCTGCTGTGCATTTAAGGCAAAAAGCTTATCGTACCACGCGGCCGCTTTTGGCAGCTCGGCATTAAAATAATAGGCATTTCCTAGTCTCTGAAACATTTTTTCATCTTCATAACCTTTAGCTGCAAGCTTTTCATAAATTTCAATAGCATCCGCGTAAGCGTAATTATTGTATTCTTTTTCAGCTTTGGCAAGAATTGATTTTTGTGCTACTGCATTTAAGAAAAAGAGAGACAAAAAAAATGTATATAATATTTTCTTCATTTTCATAATTAGAAAAATCTTGGTGATGTAATTCGGCTAAAACTATTCATAAATTCAAAACGCAGAAAGATTTCATGCGAACCCGAATTGTAATTATTTAATTTGGTTGTTTCTCGGTCGTAGGCATAACCAATGTACAAGCTTTTATTTAGCTGAAAACCAGCCATAGCACTCAAAGCTGCACTCCATCTGTAAGACACTCCTGCAGTAAATTTATCATTAAACATAAAATTGGCAGAAACATCGAACTGTAATGGTGACCCGTCGACTACTTTTACTAATGCTGCCGGTTTAAATTTTATCGTTTCATAACGGTCTAAATTGAATACATAACCTGCAATTAAATAATAATTAATAAGTTCTTTGTAGATCGCAGTATCGTTGTCATCATAACGTCTTGACTCTATAAAATTAGGAACTGACAATCCGATATACCCTTTATCTGAATGGTAATAAATACCTGCGCCGACATTTGGTGTAAACTTATTCTTGAAATCAGAAAACTGTGGATCTCCCTGATGTTCCATAGTCAGCTTGTTAGGATCAAGGTTAAAAAAATTACCAGATCCCTTAATCCCGAAAGACAGTTTGGCTGCAGCCGATGTTTGAATTGAATAGGATAAATCTACCGAAAAATTATTCTCAGTTGTTGGACCTATTTTATCATTGATTAAGGAAAATCCCAATCCTATATTACTGTTACTTATAGGCGTATTTAATGATAAAGTACTTGTTTCTGGTGCGCCGTCAAGTCCGACCCACTGCGTGCGGTACAAACCAAAAACACTCATAACTCCTCTTGAACCAGCGTAAGCAGGGTTTATGTTTATGGTATTGTGCATATATTGTGTATACTGAGCATCCTGCTGTGCAAAACCAATGGCAGAACAAAACAATAAAACTAAAACTATTTTTTTCATTTACTTATTTTTAAGATAATGGCTTAACCTATGGCTAAGCCATTGTAATTGATTAGGAATATTATTTAGTCAGATATAAATATCCTGCCTCTTGTTTAGGGCTTGAATTATTATCCTTGTATCTTACTATGTAATAATAAGTTCCTTCCGGCAGTCCGTTTGATTCTTTAATTGTGGTTCTGCCTTCTGAGAAACCTTTAAACACAACATCGCTATTGTTATAATGATCTCTTTCGAAAACCAAAACTCCCCAGCGGTTAAATATCTGAACCGTATTGTCTGGGTAACATTCAATTCCTCTGATGTAAAATCTCTCGTTCATATCATCTCCGTTCAAAGAAACAGCATTATATATTTTTACTTGACAGCCGTTCACATCAATCTCTGTTGGAACATCTCCGTTATCATTGTTAGAATCTGATTTGTCTTCTACTTTTATACCGCTTAGAGTAGTTCCTGAAGCAGTTGCCTGATTCACTACTTTTCCAGCATTAATATCAGCCTGGGTTAGAGTATAAGTTCCTGTAAAAGTGTGAGAATCTCTTTCGCCTACTGCTAAACTTATTGGTCCTCCAGTAATTACAATTCCTGGTAAAAGATTGGAAATTGTAATATTTTGAAGAGGTACATTACCGTTATTTGTAATTGTATATGTGTAGGTTAAAGTTTCGCCAGCTTCTGCATTATCATTTTTATTTTGGTCGTTTAATTCCACTTTCATAACCAACGTGATTGACGGCACTTCCACAAAAATATTAACCGTTGCATCACTACAGTTTAATGGATTTGCTTTTTCACAAATTTGATAGGTTAATGTATGGCTTCCTCCTTTAGTTCCCGGAGCTACATCAATTGTTCCGTCACTGTTTAAAGTAATTCCTGCTGGAAAATTATTTGGTGTTAAAATAACATCTGCTGGATTTACTGGAGCACCGTTTAATTTATCATTGTCTAAAACATTAATTAATTCATCTGAACCATTAATTCCGTCAGCAGTTATATTATCATAATCATTTTCTGCTTCAATTCCGAAATAAGGCCTTGCATTACAGCCAGAAGATGGTGCAGGATAATTTACTGTTACTGATTCTGTAGGATTTAATGTAAATTGCATTGTAACAGCTGGTCTTGTTAATTCAAAACCGTCATTACCTTCAATCCACTGTCCGTTAACCAATACCCATCCCGGCCAGTCAATTGGTTTATTATTGCTGTCAACCACAGCACCCGGCCATAATACATTTCCGCTTAAAGGCATGTTGGTTTGAGTTGCTACAATATTATTAGCGCTGTCGATCCAGTTAATGGTCAATAAACCTTTTGGTGTGA contains:
- a CDS encoding mechanosensitive ion channel family protein — translated: MILDIKRLLLCMLFALLLPNTTIAQLLSAAKTPVEESVKVPEDSLGRRTPQGTVNGFIKAIGEQNYLRASQYFVLSKRSYRRTADRIKIAKTFQQLLDQGGNLSPSSIVSNKETGRTDDDLAAGVDLVGNIAAGKTTIPLYVENQSDDSEPALWLFSAETVESIMSADISGEKTFLDRVLPSVLKERKLGNVPIGHWAVVVVMTVVSYLLSRLLLFAAGYIIQKVWRKAASEKGKAVIEAFSLPVMMYLTVILFVALTQRMGISIIVRQRFSIIIITIGIVAFLILLWRLTDFVSLYTRSRMNRRGRISAVSAILFLSRTTKAAIVFIGIIALLGIIGVDVTAGLAALGIGGIALALGAQKTIENFVGSVSLIADQPLRVGDYCRVDDIKGTVESIGMRSTTLRTSARTIVTIPNGQLSASKIENFAHRDRFIFDPIFNFRMDTAPDQMRYLLVELRSLLYAHPAVLNSPPVVRFTGITADALKVEITAYIEAVNFDKSQEVQEDLLLRMMDIIENSGTALAYPSQTLYMSNDTALSSEKTAEVLKQVKKWKDNNELQLPEFDPARVEELKGSIKYPDEGSYKADES
- a CDS encoding SDR family oxidoreductase; the protein is MKQLSDYLGQKIKGKRIVITGGTTGIGKATADLLAALGGHVLIFGRDPEDFEKAVADLKQQFPDAVLYGTPADVTKKEDIDKIMAITDQSLGGIDILINNAALAAPGVTECSYEDFKYIVDANVMGYIAFAQEAAKRMSAQKSGHIINIGSMSAESREKTSTVYVATKSAIRGFSTSLRKELNPMGIKVSLIEPGAVTSNMQPGNREEHEKKIEKLEMLEAEDIAMSILFCLSQPKRCDIVSMQIRPHQQFI
- a CDS encoding STAS/SEC14 domain-containing protein, producing MIEILKTTDTAVAFKSSVELTADDYKTVIAPAVKSLSEKFNEINFLFFIDGEFPDFIMPVWVEDALIGLRNFGKWNRTAIVTNSQKVQSFARSFSFIVSGELRTYSKDRLKEALLWVSGNEIQFFDNSPSYRDADDLGEKDFSNGYTDLDLKFD
- a CDS encoding OmpA family protein, encoding MKMKKILYTFFLSLFFLNAVAQKSILAKAEKEYNNYAYADAIEIYEKLAAKGYEDEKMFQRLGNAYYFNAELPKAAAWYDKLFALNAQQEPEYLYRYAQSLKSIGDYAKADKMLEVFNKKTNTDSRGILFENNKNYLEQIKLNSGRFEISSVNVNSESSDFGSAFLNNNLVFSSARKIGKAKGKTFKWTNKSFTNLYIAPIDADGNVYNPVLLNKEINSKFNESTPVFTKDGKTMYFTRNNYLDGERGKDDKNITLLKLYKANLVDGNWVNITELPFNSDRYSTAHPALSLDEKRLYFASDMPGTFGQSDLFSVLINADGSYGRPENLGPSINTEGRETFPFISADNELYFATDGRPGLGGLDIVFSKILETGTFDQVQNIGEPVNTKFDDFAFIIDSNSRKGYFSSNKKGGAGIDDIYKFTETRKLVCERTLTGTVRDSRQDEKIEGAKVTLYDQNNKLMQEFITGIDGVYSFKVNCGQKYSVRVERKMYPVKENTILISAVLDNKLDFTLEKVNIAGIEMPELKTIKVGTDLAKTLNISMIYFDLGKWNITDAAEIELKKILAVMQEYPQMKIDIRSHTDSRSSAKSNLILSDKRAKSIVSWLVKNGVDSTRLRGKGYGESKLINKCKDGVKCSEAEHLLNRRSEFVILSM
- a CDS encoding type IX secretion system membrane protein PorP/SprF encodes the protein MKKIVLVLLFCSAIGFAQQDAQYTQYMHNTININPAYAGSRGVMSVFGLYRTQWVGLDGAPETSTLSLNTPISNSNIGLGFSLINDKIGPTTENNFSVDLSYSIQTSAAAKLSFGIKGSGNFFNLDPNKLTMEHQGDPQFSDFKNKFTPNVGAGIYYHSDKGYIGLSVPNFIESRRYDDNDTAIYKELINYYLIAGYVFNLDRYETIKFKPAALVKVVDGSPLQFDVSANFMFNDKFTAGVSYRWSAALSAMAGFQLNKSLYIGYAYDRETTKLNNYNSGSHEIFLRFEFMNSFSRITSPRFF